In Blastopirellula sp. J2-11, a single genomic region encodes these proteins:
- a CDS encoding ATP synthase F0 subunit B: MRSPISKLLLVAAMAIVSATYCAAQEEKEPAPVKGPIEAVEGSINEGIKEMEAAGEKAVHDAHEAAEHHGEIAGDHNPNDLSHNDAAPGMANPEELTLDLATFNFFIFIGLAALLTIVAWKPIVAALDSREAAMDGKLAEAQKMFAAAEAKLTEYNQKLADAQQEIQKSREQIMKEAEEKRLQILADAQAAGNAERKRAQQEIEAAKTAAISDLTKQSVNLAIDLASKITRQQLTPEDHQHLINDTLAQLPSQN; the protein is encoded by the coding sequence ATGCGCTCCCCCATTTCCAAACTGTTGCTCGTCGCCGCGATGGCGATCGTCAGCGCGACGTATTGCGCCGCGCAAGAGGAAAAAGAGCCCGCTCCCGTCAAGGGTCCCATTGAAGCGGTCGAAGGTTCGATCAATGAGGGGATCAAGGAGATGGAAGCGGCTGGAGAAAAGGCGGTGCATGACGCCCATGAGGCGGCGGAGCATCACGGCGAGATTGCTGGGGACCACAACCCCAACGATCTGTCGCACAATGACGCCGCTCCCGGCATGGCCAATCCCGAAGAATTGACGCTCGATCTGGCGACGTTCAATTTCTTCATTTTCATCGGGTTGGCCGCATTGCTGACAATCGTGGCTTGGAAGCCGATCGTCGCGGCGCTGGATAGTCGCGAAGCGGCCATGGATGGTAAGCTCGCCGAAGCTCAAAAGATGTTCGCTGCGGCGGAAGCGAAGCTGACCGAGTACAACCAAAAGTTGGCCGACGCTCAGCAGGAAATCCAGAAGTCGCGTGAGCAGATCATGAAAGAAGCGGAGGAAAAGCGGCTCCAGATCTTGGCCGACGCACAAGCGGCCGGCAATGCCGAACGCAAACGGGCCCAGCAAGAGATCGAAGCGGCCAAGACCGCTGCGATCAGCGATTTGACGAAGCAAAGCGTCAACTTGGCGATCGACCTGGCCAGCAAGATCACCCGGCAGCAACTGACGCCGGAAGATCACCAGCACTTGATTAACGACACGCTCGCTCAACTTCCGAGCCAGAACTAA
- the atpB gene encoding F0F1 ATP synthase subunit A: MASDPILHIKDSYYFEVPSWLAPSHRESLQDFPDVWIRLDPAYQLWEANLVHAKLTELSKGVPSESDFIHNWEHWQHEPGNHGKPVRRYLKELAEEKTKEDKPANPWADSWPEAQQLVTVAEYRETAKPWSPKKIEGYNEALSGKIIIPQPFGQLRNLYQKDSGFCISRFMVLEMFVAIVMLLVFTWYASRLKKSVVPKGRIVHLLDAFVCYLREQVIRPGIGHGADKFVPILLTMFFFVLGCNLLGMIPWLGAPTASFSVTLSLALATLLIGMGAGALKFGPVGVWLNLVPHMDLPLLIGIPVKTMLFVIEVLGLFIKHGVLGVRLLANMVAGHVVLLGIVAMGVEMSGWSLVIAGPIIVFAAILFSCLELFVAFLQAYIFTFLSSLFIGASTHHH, translated from the coding sequence ATGGCATCCGACCCGATCCTGCACATCAAGGACAGCTACTACTTCGAAGTCCCTTCGTGGCTTGCGCCCTCTCATCGCGAGTCGCTGCAGGACTTTCCGGATGTCTGGATTCGTTTGGATCCAGCCTACCAGTTGTGGGAAGCGAACCTTGTTCATGCGAAGCTCACGGAACTGAGCAAAGGAGTTCCCAGCGAATCCGACTTCATCCACAACTGGGAGCATTGGCAACACGAGCCAGGCAACCACGGAAAGCCGGTTCGCCGCTACTTAAAAGAACTCGCCGAAGAAAAAACCAAAGAAGACAAACCGGCGAATCCTTGGGCCGACAGTTGGCCCGAAGCGCAACAGCTGGTCACCGTCGCCGAATATCGCGAGACGGCCAAGCCCTGGTCGCCGAAAAAGATTGAGGGCTACAACGAAGCTCTCTCTGGCAAAATCATTATTCCGCAGCCGTTCGGGCAACTTCGCAACCTCTACCAAAAAGATTCAGGCTTCTGCATCTCACGGTTTATGGTGCTGGAGATGTTTGTTGCGATCGTGATGCTGCTGGTCTTTACCTGGTACGCGTCGCGTCTCAAGAAAAGCGTCGTCCCCAAAGGACGCATCGTTCATTTGCTGGACGCGTTTGTCTGCTATCTGCGCGAACAGGTGATCCGTCCCGGCATTGGGCACGGCGCCGACAAGTTCGTGCCGATCCTGTTGACCATGTTCTTCTTTGTGCTGGGCTGCAACTTGCTGGGGATGATTCCTTGGCTGGGAGCGCCGACCGCGTCGTTCAGCGTGACCTTATCGCTCGCGTTAGCGACCTTGCTGATCGGCATGGGCGCCGGCGCGTTGAAGTTTGGTCCGGTCGGCGTGTGGCTGAACTTGGTTCCGCACATGGATCTGCCGCTGTTGATCGGGATTCCGGTCAAGACCATGCTCTTCGTCATCGAAGTTCTCGGCTTGTTTATTAAACATGGCGTGCTTGGCGTTCGTCTGTTGGCGAACATGGTCGCCGGTCACGTCGTGCTGCTTGGTATTGTCGCGATGGGTGTCGAGATGTCGGGATGGTCGTTGGTCATCGCCGGTCCGATCATCGTCTTCGCGGCGATTCTGTTTAGTTGCCTAGAACTGTTCGTCGCTTTCCTGCAGGCGTACATATTTACATTTTTGTCTTCGTTGTTCATTGGCGCTTCGACGCACCATCACTAA
- the atpA gene encoding F0F1 ATP synthase subunit alpha: protein MKFNADEIASIIQQEIQQYESQIDVREVGTVLEVGDGIARVYGLSGIMAGEMVEFPGGVNGLAFNLEENSVGVIILGDFLSIKEGDEVKALGKLLSVPVGEAVLGRVVDPLGNPLDGMGPIQTPHSRPVEYLAPGVSERKPVTEPMQTGIKAIDAMTPIGRGQRELIIGDRKTGKTAIALDAILNQKETGVKCFYVAIGQKDSSVAAVVEILRQHGAMDYTTVIVAGASAPAPLQYVAPYSGTAMAEYFMFNGEHALIVYDDLSKQAVAYRELSLLMRRPPGREAYPGDVFYCHSRLLERSSKLSDALGAGSLTSLPIIETLEGEVSAYIPTNVISITDGQIYLQPDLFFAGQRPAMNAGISVSRVGGNAQIKAMKKVAGGLRLDLASFRELEAFAQLGTELDPATQARLDRGYRMVELLKQGQYQPMNVIDQVFSIYAGTRGHLDEIPRVDVLRWEREYLDFIHAKHSDLWDKLSEAKDLTSEIGEGMESAIASFQSTFVPTKQEEF from the coding sequence ATGAAATTTAATGCGGACGAGATCGCCTCGATCATCCAGCAAGAGATCCAACAGTACGAGTCGCAAATCGATGTGCGCGAAGTCGGCACCGTGCTGGAAGTCGGCGACGGCATCGCACGCGTCTACGGCCTCTCCGGAATCATGGCCGGTGAAATGGTCGAATTCCCCGGCGGCGTCAACGGTCTGGCGTTTAACCTCGAAGAAAACAGCGTCGGCGTGATCATCCTCGGCGACTTCCTCTCGATTAAAGAGGGAGACGAGGTCAAGGCGCTCGGCAAACTGCTGTCGGTGCCGGTCGGCGAAGCGGTCTTGGGTCGTGTGGTCGATCCGCTCGGCAATCCGCTTGACGGCATGGGACCGATCCAAACGCCTCACTCGCGTCCGGTGGAATATCTCGCGCCCGGCGTGTCGGAACGTAAGCCGGTGACCGAGCCGATGCAGACCGGCATCAAAGCAATCGATGCGATGACCCCGATCGGCCGCGGACAACGCGAACTGATCATCGGCGACCGCAAGACCGGCAAAACGGCGATCGCTCTCGACGCGATCCTGAACCAAAAAGAGACCGGCGTAAAGTGCTTCTACGTCGCGATCGGTCAGAAAGACTCGTCGGTCGCCGCGGTGGTCGAAATCTTGCGTCAACATGGCGCGATGGATTACACCACCGTCATCGTCGCCGGCGCCAGCGCCCCGGCTCCGCTGCAATATGTGGCGCCCTACTCCGGCACCGCGATGGCCGAGTACTTCATGTTCAACGGCGAACACGCGTTGATCGTTTATGACGACTTGTCGAAGCAAGCGGTCGCCTATCGCGAACTGTCGCTGCTGATGCGTCGTCCGCCGGGTCGCGAAGCCTACCCCGGCGACGTGTTTTACTGCCACAGCCGCTTGTTAGAACGCTCGTCGAAACTGAGCGATGCGTTGGGCGCCGGTTCGCTCACTTCGCTGCCGATCATCGAAACGCTCGAAGGCGAAGTTTCGGCCTACATTCCGACCAACGTGATTTCGATCACCGACGGCCAGATTTATCTGCAGCCTGACTTGTTCTTCGCCGGCCAACGTCCGGCCATGAACGCCGGTATTTCGGTGTCGCGCGTCGGTGGTAACGCTCAGATCAAAGCGATGAAAAAGGTCGCCGGCGGTTTGCGTCTCGACCTGGCGTCGTTCCGCGAATTGGAAGCGTTCGCGCAACTCGGCACCGAATTGGATCCGGCGACTCAGGCACGTCTCGATCGCGGTTACCGCATGGTCGAACTACTGAAGCAGGGTCAATACCAGCCGATGAACGTGATCGACCAGGTCTTCAGCATTTATGCCGGCACCCGGGGTCACTTGGACGAAATCCCGCGTGTCGACGTCCTCCGCTGGGAGCGCGAATACCTGGACTTTATCCACGCCAAACATAGCGATCTCTGGGACAAGCTTTCGGAAGCGAAAGACCTGACCTCCGAGATCGGTGAGGGGATGGAAAGTGCGATCGCCAGCTTCCAATCGACCTTCGTGCCGACCAAGCAGGAAGAGTTTTAA
- a CDS encoding DUF4912 domain-containing protein, whose protein sequence is MWRTSLLITAASLKEYTAKDLAQMAKSRGVSGWHSMRKDELVKAILKLNRTPVSRKAAATKATNTAQKSTKSDAAPAKRSRTAAPPKSASAKNGAARVEKSNPKVVRNIQNAHERREQLKDISHVDGDGAKDRIALMVRDSYWLHAYWEISRKSIQRAKAALAEHWHTARPVLRLMEVDGGAAERVVRQIEVHGGVRNWYIDVNEPPKSFRAVIGYVSASGKFHALSRSNMVTTPEPGACDDVDANWSDVAENVDRIYALSGGNDDENVSRELKEMLEERFSRPIGEPLGAQLGKVAERLHRQRPEFELDVDVEMIVYGRTRTGAYVTLSGDPVKVHEDGAFLVKMNLPDKRQIFPIVARSHDGLEQRTVALAIERNTKIMDPVSHDSSD, encoded by the coding sequence GTGTGGAGGACTAGTCTGTTGATTACCGCAGCGTCTTTGAAAGAGTATACCGCCAAAGATCTTGCTCAAATGGCGAAAAGCCGTGGAGTAAGCGGCTGGCATTCAATGCGTAAAGACGAGCTTGTCAAAGCGATCTTGAAGTTGAATCGAACTCCGGTGAGCCGCAAGGCAGCCGCAACAAAAGCGACCAACACTGCTCAAAAGTCGACGAAAAGCGACGCCGCTCCGGCCAAACGAAGCCGAACCGCTGCGCCGCCCAAATCGGCGTCCGCCAAAAACGGCGCCGCGCGTGTAGAGAAGTCGAATCCGAAAGTGGTTCGCAACATTCAGAACGCGCATGAACGTCGTGAGCAGCTGAAAGATATTTCGCACGTCGACGGCGATGGAGCGAAAGATCGTATCGCGTTGATGGTTCGTGATTCCTATTGGCTGCACGCCTATTGGGAAATCTCGCGGAAGTCAATTCAGCGAGCCAAGGCCGCTTTGGCCGAACATTGGCACACCGCACGACCTGTGCTTCGGCTGATGGAAGTCGACGGGGGTGCCGCCGAGCGAGTCGTTCGTCAGATCGAAGTCCATGGCGGAGTCCGCAATTGGTACATCGACGTCAACGAACCGCCGAAGAGTTTCCGCGCGGTCATCGGTTATGTTTCCGCATCCGGCAAGTTTCATGCTTTGTCACGCAGCAACATGGTGACCACTCCAGAGCCGGGAGCGTGTGACGATGTTGACGCCAACTGGAGCGACGTCGCCGAAAACGTCGATCGCATTTACGCGCTCAGCGGCGGCAACGACGACGAGAACGTCAGCCGCGAGCTGAAAGAAATGTTGGAAGAACGTTTCAGCCGCCCGATCGGCGAACCGCTGGGAGCCCAACTTGGCAAAGTCGCCGAGCGCCTCCATCGCCAACGTCCCGAGTTTGAACTCGATGTCGATGTCGAGATGATCGTTTACGGTCGTACTCGCACCGGCGCCTACGTCACCCTCTCAGGCGACCCGGTCAAGGTTCATGAGGACGGCGCATTTTTGGTGAAGATGAACCTGCCTGACAAACGGCAGATCTTCCCGATCGTCGCGCGTAGCCATGATGGACTAGAGCAGCGGACCGTCGCGCTGGCGATCGAGCGAAATACGAAGATCATGGATCCCGTTTCGCACGATTCAAGCGACTAA
- the larE gene encoding ATP-dependent sacrificial sulfur transferase LarE — MNTSEKAELLTQQIASYHRCAVALSGGVDSAVVAQAAQLALRESAVAVTARSPSVPASEIEEAKRIAAEIGIRHEIVDTQETQNPLYIQNAPDRCFHCKTELYSQIESLVAAIDAPLIINGANVDDQGDHRPGMIAAKNHQVRSPLIECGLTKADVRALAQYWNLSVHDKPASPCLASRIAYGEEATPERLALIEAAEAFLRQQGLREFRVRYHRGDIARIEVTPQWIAPLATDPLRSELAKKFHALGFRAVTLDLDGFRSGNLNNFVDLSAIRVE; from the coding sequence TTGAATACCTCCGAAAAAGCCGAATTGCTGACTCAACAGATTGCTTCGTATCACCGGTGCGCCGTCGCACTCTCCGGCGGGGTAGATAGTGCGGTTGTCGCCCAAGCCGCCCAGCTGGCTTTGCGAGAGAGCGCCGTCGCCGTGACGGCGCGCAGTCCAAGCGTCCCGGCCAGCGAGATTGAAGAAGCGAAGCGGATCGCGGCCGAGATCGGCATTCGCCATGAGATCGTCGACACGCAAGAAACGCAAAACCCGCTCTACATTCAAAACGCGCCAGATCGCTGCTTCCACTGCAAGACCGAACTCTATTCGCAGATCGAGTCGCTTGTCGCCGCGATCGACGCGCCGTTGATCATCAACGGCGCCAACGTTGACGATCAAGGGGATCATCGTCCTGGCATGATCGCCGCTAAAAATCATCAAGTCCGTTCGCCGCTGATCGAGTGCGGGTTGACCAAAGCCGACGTTCGCGCCTTGGCCCAATATTGGAATCTATCGGTCCACGACAAGCCGGCTTCGCCCTGCCTGGCCAGTCGCATCGCCTATGGAGAAGAAGCGACTCCAGAGCGGTTGGCGCTGATCGAAGCGGCCGAAGCCTTTTTGCGACAGCAAGGACTACGTGAGTTCCGCGTCCGCTACCATCGCGGAGATATTGCTCGGATCGAAGTGACGCCGCAGTGGATCGCCCCCCTAGCGACCGATCCGCTGCGATCGGAGCTGGCCAAGAAGTTTCACGCGCTTGGATTTCGCGCGGTGACGCTCGACCTGGATGGATTTCGCTCTGGCAATCTCAACAACTTTGTCGATCTCTCGGCGATCCGCGTCGAATAA
- a CDS encoding AtpZ/AtpI family protein, which yields MSNQPPNDRPPMAVAYEWVGRIFAVCIEMIAPGLIGHWLDEKFGIRGLVVLGFALGITLAIYHLLQYAKADQKQRDKSDE from the coding sequence TTGAGCAACCAACCTCCTAACGATCGGCCGCCGATGGCGGTCGCCTATGAGTGGGTTGGCCGTATCTTTGCGGTTTGTATTGAGATGATCGCTCCGGGACTGATTGGCCACTGGCTGGACGAAAAGTTCGGCATCCGCGGCCTGGTCGTTCTCGGGTTTGCATTAGGAATCACGCTCGCCATTTATCACTTGCTTCAATACGCCAAAGCGGACCAAAAGCAACGTGACAAATCGGACGAGTAG
- a CDS encoding sugar phosphate isomerase/epimerase family protein has protein sequence MSSRRQFLLQSAVMSAGVMGLSTCVTKADPPMPSTSAKPAENAKPAEPTPNGFKKAVKIGMVGVPGSLEDKFRILKELGYDGVELNAPDGPPVDVVKAAIDATGLPVHGVVDSKHWNLTLSDPDPEVRAQGLAALMSALQASKDYGGSSVLLVPGVVKGDVTYEQCWQRSIAEIRKALPLAEKLQIQILMENVWNNFLTDPKETARFIDELDSELVGAYFDVGNTVRYSPPHEWIPILGKRIKKLDIKDFAQKPGPGFGAPLLEGDVDWPKVMDELEKIGYVGWGTAEIKGGDRERLTVIADQMNKIFAS, from the coding sequence ATGTCGAGTCGCCGCCAATTTCTTTTGCAGTCCGCAGTCATGTCCGCTGGAGTCATGGGGCTGTCAACCTGCGTCACGAAGGCCGATCCGCCGATGCCCAGCACGAGCGCTAAACCGGCCGAGAATGCTAAACCGGCCGAGCCGACTCCGAACGGCTTTAAAAAAGCGGTTAAGATCGGCATGGTCGGCGTTCCAGGTTCGCTGGAAGACAAGTTCCGCATCTTGAAGGAACTGGGCTATGACGGCGTCGAACTGAATGCGCCTGACGGGCCCCCCGTCGATGTCGTCAAAGCGGCGATTGATGCGACGGGGCTGCCGGTTCACGGCGTCGTCGATTCGAAGCACTGGAATTTGACCTTGTCCGATCCCGATCCGGAAGTTCGCGCCCAGGGTTTGGCGGCATTGATGTCCGCGTTGCAAGCGTCGAAAGATTACGGCGGCTCCAGCGTCTTGTTGGTTCCCGGCGTGGTCAAAGGAGACGTCACTTACGAACAATGTTGGCAGCGCTCGATCGCCGAGATTCGCAAAGCGCTGCCGTTGGCCGAAAAGTTGCAGATTCAAATCTTGATGGAAAACGTCTGGAACAACTTCCTGACCGATCCGAAAGAGACCGCCCGATTTATTGACGAACTCGATTCGGAATTGGTCGGCGCCTACTTTGACGTCGGCAATACGGTACGCTATTCGCCGCCGCACGAGTGGATTCCGATTCTCGGCAAACGAATCAAAAAGCTCGACATCAAGGACTTCGCCCAAAAGCCAGGTCCCGGCTTCGGCGCTCCGCTGTTGGAAGGTGACGTTGATTGGCCAAAGGTGATGGACGAGCTAGAGAAGATTGGCTACGTCGGTTGGGGCACGGCCGAAATTAAAGGAGGCGATCGCGAGCGACTCACGGTGATCGCAGATCAGATGAACAAGATTTTCGCCAGCTAG
- the atpH gene encoding ATP synthase F1 subunit delta: MSETSHHPRFDLASERVGTIYAKALYGAADAAGSLDVVVEELASLVRDVLDTHPQLANAVVSPRIAHEERLQILDKAFAGRMNPTLLTFLKVLSGHNRLYCLREIQRAFHLLVGEKRGRVDVKVTSAQPLSEQSFASVSARLRETLGKDVEVLTSVNPALIGGLIVRVGDTVIDGSVAHQLENIRRQTLSAAAQQAKDALERFTTSET; this comes from the coding sequence ATGTCCGAGACAAGCCATCATCCACGATTCGATCTCGCCAGCGAACGAGTCGGCACGATTTACGCCAAGGCGCTGTATGGCGCCGCGGACGCCGCCGGTTCGTTGGATGTCGTCGTCGAAGAGCTCGCTTCGCTGGTGCGTGACGTGCTCGACACGCATCCGCAACTTGCGAATGCGGTCGTTTCGCCGCGCATCGCTCATGAGGAGCGACTGCAAATTTTGGACAAGGCCTTCGCCGGGCGGATGAATCCGACGCTGCTGACCTTTTTGAAGGTGCTGTCGGGCCACAATCGGCTCTACTGCCTTCGTGAGATTCAGCGCGCCTTTCATCTGTTGGTGGGCGAAAAGCGGGGACGCGTCGATGTGAAAGTCACGTCGGCTCAACCCTTAAGCGAACAATCGTTCGCGTCGGTGAGCGCTCGCTTGCGAGAAACGCTGGGCAAAGATGTCGAGGTATTAACCTCCGTCAATCCGGCGCTGATCGGCGGGCTGATCGTTCGCGTCGGCGATACGGTGATCGACGGCAGCGTAGCTCATCAATTGGAAAATATTCGTCGTCAAACGCTCAGCGCTGCGGCGCAACAAGCGAAAGACGCTCTAGAGCGGTTTACGACCTCCGAAACATAG
- the atpD gene encoding F0F1 ATP synthase subunit beta has product MATAIEPGQNVGRVTQVIGSTFDAEFPESSLPAIYNAVKISSEHKGVNLNLTGEVQQHLGGGRVRCVALGSTEGMMRGQACVDLGKPVSVPVGKATLGRVFNVLGETIDGRGPIEADDILPIHRSAPPVSELSTNTEVFETGIKVIDLLTPFVRGGKAGLFGGAGLGKTVILTELIARIASAHGGYSVFAGVGERTREGTDLWLEMQDTEIGQTGRKVIEQTCMVFGQMNEPPGARLRVALSALTMAEYFRDATGADTLLFIDNIFRFSQAGSEVSALLGRMPSAVGYQPTLATEMGGLQERIASTKSGAITSVQAVYVPADDPTDPAPATAFGQLDAFIYLERSISEKGIYPAVDPLASSSRILDPQYVGARHYAIARRVQTTLQRYRELQDIIAILGVDELSESDKLIVHRARRIERFLSQPFLVAEVFTGKAGEITPLADTIRSFEEICDGKWDHLPEAAFMYVGPIEQAEEQAKEMAKKGKK; this is encoded by the coding sequence ATGGCGACTGCAATCGAACCGGGTCAAAATGTCGGCCGCGTTACCCAGGTGATCGGCTCTACGTTCGACGCTGAATTCCCCGAATCGAGCCTGCCGGCGATTTACAACGCCGTAAAGATCTCCAGCGAACACAAAGGGGTCAACCTGAACCTGACTGGCGAAGTGCAACAGCACCTCGGCGGCGGTCGCGTTCGTTGCGTCGCGCTCGGCAGCACCGAAGGCATGATGCGTGGACAAGCTTGCGTCGATCTGGGCAAACCAGTCTCGGTTCCGGTCGGCAAAGCGACTCTCGGGCGCGTCTTCAACGTGCTGGGCGAAACGATCGATGGTCGCGGACCGATCGAAGCGGACGACATCTTGCCGATTCACCGCAGCGCTCCGCCGGTATCGGAACTGTCGACCAACACCGAAGTGTTTGAAACCGGCATCAAGGTGATCGACCTGCTCACGCCGTTCGTTCGCGGTGGTAAAGCAGGTCTCTTCGGTGGTGCTGGTCTCGGTAAAACTGTTATTTTGACCGAGCTGATCGCTCGTATTGCGTCGGCTCACGGCGGTTACTCGGTATTCGCCGGCGTGGGTGAACGAACCCGCGAAGGGACCGACCTGTGGCTTGAAATGCAGGATACTGAAATCGGTCAAACCGGCCGCAAGGTGATCGAACAAACCTGCATGGTGTTCGGCCAGATGAACGAACCGCCGGGCGCTCGCCTTCGCGTCGCGTTGTCAGCTTTGACGATGGCCGAATATTTCCGGGACGCGACCGGCGCCGACACGCTGCTCTTTATCGACAACATTTTCCGCTTCTCACAAGCGGGCTCGGAAGTGTCGGCTCTCTTGGGTCGGATGCCTTCGGCGGTCGGTTACCAACCGACCTTGGCGACCGAAATGGGCGGTTTGCAGGAACGTATCGCGTCGACCAAATCGGGCGCCATCACGTCGGTGCAAGCCGTTTACGTGCCGGCGGACGATCCGACCGATCCGGCGCCGGCCACGGCGTTCGGTCAGCTCGACGCGTTCATTTACCTCGAACGTTCGATTTCGGAAAAGGGGATTTACCCGGCGGTCGATCCATTGGCTTCTTCCAGCCGGATTCTCGATCCGCAGTACGTGGGGGCTCGCCACTATGCGATTGCTCGCCGCGTGCAGACCACGCTTCAACGTTATCGCGAACTGCAAGATATTATCGCGATTCTCGGCGTCGACGAATTGAGCGAATCGGACAAATTGATCGTCCATCGCGCTCGTCGGATCGAACGCTTCTTGTCGCAACCGTTCCTCGTGGCCGAAGTCTTCACCGGTAAAGCGGGCGAAATCACTCCGCTGGCCGACACGATCCGCAGCTTTGAAGAAATCTGCGACGGCAAATGGGATCACCTGCCGGAAGCCGCCTTCATGTACGTCGGCCCGATCGAACAAGCCGAAGAGCAGGCCAAAGAAATGGCCAAGAAGGGAAAGAAGTAA
- the atpC gene encoding ATP synthase F1 subunit epsilon gives MAQLKCIVVTPEQTALETTADFVALPLFDGEIGIAPSHSPMIGRLGYGEMRIVSGGTTTRYYVDGGFVQVANNEVNVLTGKAVPAVEVSKVDAEQQLQDAMKQPTSTDELLAIRDRMVDQARAQIRVSQN, from the coding sequence ATGGCGCAGCTCAAATGCATCGTCGTCACGCCCGAACAGACGGCGCTCGAAACGACCGCCGACTTCGTCGCGTTACCGCTTTTCGACGGCGAAATCGGCATTGCGCCTTCGCATAGCCCGATGATTGGTCGTCTGGGCTACGGCGAAATGCGCATCGTCAGCGGCGGCACGACAACCCGTTACTATGTAGACGGCGGATTTGTCCAAGTCGCCAACAACGAGGTCAACGTCCTGACCGGCAAAGCAGTCCCCGCCGTAGAAGTCTCGAAAGTGGACGCCGAGCAGCAACTTCAAGACGCGATGAAACAGCCGACGTCGACTGACGAACTGCTGGCGATCCGCGATCGCATGGTCGATCAAGCGCGAGCGCAAATCCGCGTTTCACAAAACTAG
- the atpG gene encoding ATP synthase F1 subunit gamma yields MANPRALDKRRKSVRNIRKITRTMELIATARYKQAMDRAAAATAYTDRITQIVKDLTASSLDFTHPLLEEHDSKENATLLVLTSNRGLCGGYNGGLCRATFPHVVDLKKEYGKLSLEIAGKKGIGLFRSQRKLEADETFTHFEDKPRYDEVEVIANRYLTQYVAGKLDRLDVSYTKFVSSSKQVPVIETLLPLGSLEGAGEEEASAESMYEFFPSAQSILEEVVPTSFKVKLFKCFLDAAVSEQIARMVAMKSATENASDLIKQLSREYNRARQGRITNEIMEIIGGVEALNN; encoded by the coding sequence ATGGCTAACCCACGAGCACTCGATAAACGCCGCAAGTCGGTCCGCAACATTCGCAAGATTACGCGGACGATGGAACTGATCGCGACTGCGCGATACAAGCAGGCGATGGATCGTGCTGCGGCGGCGACCGCCTATACCGATCGCATCACGCAGATCGTGAAAGACCTGACCGCATCCAGCTTGGACTTCACCCATCCGTTGCTTGAAGAGCATGACTCCAAAGAGAACGCGACGCTGTTGGTGCTGACCTCCAACCGCGGTCTGTGCGGCGGTTACAACGGCGGCCTTTGCCGAGCGACCTTCCCGCATGTCGTCGACTTGAAAAAAGAATATGGCAAGCTGAGCCTGGAGATCGCCGGCAAGAAGGGGATCGGCCTCTTCCGCTCGCAGCGCAAGCTGGAAGCAGATGAGACCTTCACCCACTTTGAAGACAAGCCGCGCTACGACGAAGTCGAAGTGATCGCCAACCGATACTTGACGCAGTACGTCGCCGGTAAGCTGGATCGCTTGGACGTCTCCTATACGAAGTTCGTCTCCAGCAGCAAACAGGTCCCGGTGATCGAGACTTTGCTGCCGCTGGGATCGCTCGAGGGAGCCGGCGAAGAAGAAGCTTCGGCGGAGTCGATGTACGAATTTTTCCCGTCAGCCCAAAGCATTTTGGAAGAGGTCGTTCCGACCAGTTTCAAAGTGAAGTTGTTCAAGTGCTTCCTCGACGCCGCGGTCAGCGAACAAATCGCGCGCATGGTGGCGATGAAGTCGGCTACCGAAAACGCGTCGGACTTGATCAAGCAACTGTCACGGGAATACAACCGCGCCCGCCAGGGACGGATTACCAACGAGATCATGGAAATCATCGGCGGCGTCGAAGCGCTCAACAACTAA
- the atpE gene encoding ATP synthase F0 subunit C — protein sequence MSKIAKLCLYSFAAILICAAPAMAQETEAVRPLIDLTKYFGVGLTVIGAAYGIGKLASSALESMARQPEVAGNIQTAMIIAAALIEGFTFFALFICWG from the coding sequence GTGTCCAAAATTGCAAAGCTTTGCTTGTACAGCTTCGCCGCTATCCTGATTTGCGCCGCTCCGGCCATGGCCCAGGAAACTGAAGCCGTGCGTCCGCTGATTGACCTGACGAAGTACTTCGGCGTTGGTCTGACCGTGATCGGCGCCGCTTACGGCATCGGCAAGTTGGCCAGCAGCGCGCTGGAAAGCATGGCCCGTCAGCCGGAAGTCGCCGGTAACATTCAAACCGCGATGATTATCGCCGCCGCGCTCATCGAAGGTTTCACCTTCTTCGCGCTGTTCATTTGCTGGGGCTAA